A region of Streptomyces sp. NBC_01788 DNA encodes the following proteins:
- a CDS encoding TetR family transcriptional regulator: protein MPARASTSRPASPPLTERQEARRRRILRASAQLAARGGFDAVQMREVAESSQVALGTLYRYFPSKVHLLVATMQDQLERLHGTLRKKPPAGESAGERVAETLMRAFGALQRDPHLADAMVRALTFADRSVSPEVDQVSRQTTAIILDAMGLREPTAEQLSAIRVIEHTWLSALITWLSGRASLAQAKTDIETACRLIDLTTPDAGHE from the coding sequence ATGCCTGCGCGAGCCAGCACCTCCCGGCCGGCCTCACCGCCCCTCACCGAGCGGCAGGAGGCCCGCCGCCGACGCATCCTGCGCGCGAGCGCCCAACTGGCCGCCCGGGGCGGCTTCGACGCCGTGCAGATGCGGGAGGTCGCGGAGTCCTCGCAGGTGGCGCTGGGCACGCTGTACCGGTACTTCCCGTCCAAGGTGCACCTGCTGGTCGCCACGATGCAGGACCAGTTGGAGCGGCTGCACGGCACGCTGCGCAAGAAGCCGCCGGCCGGGGAGAGCGCCGGTGAGCGGGTGGCGGAGACCCTGATGCGCGCCTTCGGCGCCCTCCAGCGCGATCCCCACCTCGCGGACGCGATGGTCCGCGCGCTGACCTTCGCGGACCGCAGCGTGAGCCCGGAGGTCGACCAGGTCTCCCGGCAGACCACGGCGATCATCCTGGACGCCATGGGACTTCGGGAGCCCACCGCCGAGCAGCTCTCGGCGATCCGCGTGATCGAGCACACCTGGCTGTCGGCCCTGATCACCTGGCTCTCGGGCCGCGCCTCCCTCGCCCAGGCGAAGACCGACATAGAGACGGCGTGCCGGCTGATCGACCTGACCACGCCTGACGCGGGGCATGAATAG
- a CDS encoding prenyltransferase/squalene oxidase repeat-containing protein translates to MNFRRSAAALAAAVVIGSAAPAVADTSAAPSSPALPAGLYGTTDPQYDGVWRQSLALLAQHTVGVRPAAKGVDWLAGQQCADGSFAAYRAEPGKACDAKVMVDTNSTAAAVQALAALGGHDTAAGKAVSWLKSVQNKDGGWGYMPGGSSDANSTSVVIGALAAAGQKPESVVKDGKSPYDALLAFALPCSGDGAGAFAFQPNKKGKLDANADATAAAVVAALGQGLAPEAGGKGKDAGGAARCEDSGKPSPDRAAANGASYLAQAVAKDGHLTSSFPGATDQPDFGNTADTVVAFAVQGGSAQAQKPLKWLEKNSEAWAKQSGPAAYAQLVFAARAAGTDPRDFGGVDLIQRLNATGPAPQAAEGKDATDSAKSGSPFGLWWTIGVFAVAGVGIGFLLSGRKKKGQL, encoded by the coding sequence ATGAACTTCCGCCGCAGCGCCGCGGCCCTGGCCGCCGCCGTCGTGATCGGCAGCGCGGCCCCCGCCGTCGCTGACACGTCCGCCGCCCCGTCCTCGCCGGCCCTTCCGGCAGGGCTCTACGGCACGACCGACCCCCAGTACGACGGCGTGTGGCGGCAGTCCCTCGCGCTGCTCGCACAGCACACCGTGGGCGTGCGGCCCGCCGCCAAGGGCGTGGACTGGCTGGCCGGACAGCAGTGCGCCGACGGCTCCTTCGCGGCCTACCGCGCCGAGCCGGGCAAGGCCTGCGACGCCAAGGTGATGGTCGACACCAACAGCACCGCCGCCGCCGTGCAGGCCCTCGCCGCGCTCGGCGGCCACGACACGGCGGCCGGCAAGGCGGTGTCCTGGCTGAAGTCCGTGCAGAACAAGGACGGCGGCTGGGGATACATGCCCGGCGGGTCCAGCGACGCCAACTCGACCTCGGTCGTGATCGGCGCGCTCGCCGCGGCCGGACAGAAGCCGGAGAGCGTCGTCAAGGACGGCAAGTCCCCCTACGACGCCCTGCTCGCCTTCGCCCTGCCGTGCTCGGGTGACGGAGCCGGCGCCTTCGCCTTCCAGCCGAACAAGAAGGGCAAGCTCGACGCCAACGCCGACGCCACGGCGGCCGCCGTCGTCGCCGCGCTCGGGCAGGGCCTGGCCCCCGAGGCCGGCGGCAAGGGCAAGGACGCGGGCGGCGCGGCCCGTTGCGAGGACTCCGGCAAGCCCAGCCCCGACCGGGCCGCGGCCAACGGCGCCTCGTACCTCGCGCAGGCCGTCGCCAAGGACGGTCACCTCACCTCCTCCTTCCCCGGCGCCACCGATCAGCCCGACTTCGGCAACACCGCCGACACGGTCGTCGCCTTCGCCGTGCAGGGCGGTTCCGCGCAGGCGCAGAAGCCGCTGAAGTGGCTGGAGAAGAACTCCGAGGCGTGGGCGAAGCAGAGCGGTCCCGCCGCCTACGCCCAGCTGGTCTTCGCGGCCCGCGCGGCCGGCACCGACCCGCGTGACTTCGGCGGTGTCGACCTGATCCAGCGGCTCAACGCCACCGGACCGGCTCCCCAGGCCGCCGAGGGCAAGGACGCCACGGACTCCGCGAAGAGCGGCTCCCCCTTCGGCCTCTGGTGGACCATCGGCGTCTTCGCCGTCGCGGGCGTCGGCATCGGGTTCCTGCTGAGCGGCCGGAAGAAGAAGGGGCAGTTGTGA
- a CDS encoding SCO2322 family protein — MTRRLRALCAPLLAAALLLVAGAGQAQATGYRYWSFWDRDGGKWVYATEGPSTARPSDGDVQGLRFAVSEDSQDASKPRGTADFAAICAKTPAEKGSKRVALVLDFGVQADAPAGETPPAPRTECARVPSDATTAEALAAVAKPLRYDTNALLCAIAGYPRKGCGEQVAAGKTEQPAKDEPHAGPSVGLLAGGAVVVVLAAAGIWQARRRRDA, encoded by the coding sequence GTGACCCGCCGGCTCCGGGCGCTGTGCGCACCGCTGCTCGCCGCCGCGCTCCTGCTGGTGGCCGGCGCCGGCCAGGCCCAGGCCACCGGCTACCGGTACTGGTCCTTCTGGGACCGCGACGGCGGGAAGTGGGTGTACGCCACCGAGGGCCCGTCGACGGCGCGTCCCTCCGACGGTGACGTGCAGGGCCTGCGCTTCGCGGTGAGCGAGGACTCCCAGGACGCGAGCAAGCCGCGCGGGACGGCCGACTTCGCGGCCATCTGCGCGAAGACGCCCGCCGAGAAGGGCAGCAAGCGGGTGGCACTCGTCCTCGACTTCGGCGTCCAGGCGGACGCCCCGGCGGGCGAGACCCCGCCGGCGCCGCGCACGGAGTGCGCCCGGGTGCCGTCCGACGCGACCACCGCCGAGGCCCTGGCGGCCGTCGCGAAACCGCTGCGGTACGACACCAACGCCCTGCTGTGCGCCATCGCCGGCTACCCGCGGAAGGGCTGCGGCGAGCAGGTGGCGGCCGGCAAGACGGAGCAGCCTGCCAAGGACGAGCCGCACGCGGGCCCCTCGGTGGGCCTCCTCGCGGGCGGTGCCGTGGTGGTCGTACTGGCCGCGGCAGGCATCTGGCAGGCGCGGCGGCGCAGGGATGCGTGA
- a CDS encoding CbiQ family ECF transporter T component has translation MRDAVRSRGRAGRAGGAPARGSAGVHAGAWWLWALALGTAATRTTNPLLLGLLLAVSGYVVVSCRPDTPSARSYTAFVRLALAVLVIRLVFAVVLGSPIPGSHVLVSLPEVPLPHWAQGIRLGGRVTAEAVVFALYDGLKLATLLVCVGAANALAAPARLLKSLPGALYETGVAVVVALTFAPHLVADGRRLRAARRLRGRPDRGVRGLVQVGLPVLEGALERSVALAAAMDARGYGRAAEVAPAVRRTTAVLTLGGLLGVCAGTYGLLTAEGGTYGLPVLLTGVAAALAGLWLGGRRSPRTRYRPDSWNARSCLVAGSGALVAALLALAAARDPQALHPGVVPLVAPTLPLWPAAAVLLGLAPAFAAPASPAPKEPS, from the coding sequence ATGCGTGACGCCGTGCGGAGCCGCGGACGGGCGGGCCGCGCCGGCGGCGCACCCGCCCGCGGCTCCGCCGGTGTCCACGCGGGCGCCTGGTGGCTGTGGGCCCTGGCCCTGGGCACCGCGGCCACCCGCACCACCAATCCCCTGCTGCTCGGCCTGCTGCTGGCGGTCTCCGGCTACGTCGTCGTGAGCTGCCGCCCCGACACGCCCTCCGCGCGGTCCTACACCGCCTTCGTCAGGCTCGCCCTCGCCGTCCTCGTCATCCGCCTGGTCTTCGCCGTCGTGCTCGGCTCGCCCATCCCCGGCTCGCACGTGCTCGTCTCCCTGCCCGAAGTCCCGCTGCCGCACTGGGCGCAGGGCATCCGCCTGGGCGGCCGGGTCACGGCCGAGGCGGTCGTCTTCGCCCTGTACGACGGGCTGAAGCTGGCCACGCTGCTGGTGTGCGTCGGCGCGGCGAACGCCCTCGCCGCGCCCGCCCGGCTGCTCAAGTCCCTGCCCGGCGCCCTGTACGAGACCGGGGTCGCCGTCGTCGTCGCGCTCACCTTCGCCCCGCACCTGGTCGCCGACGGCCGGCGCCTGCGGGCCGCGCGCCGGCTGCGGGGCCGTCCCGACCGGGGCGTCCGCGGCCTGGTGCAGGTCGGACTGCCGGTCCTTGAGGGCGCGTTGGAGCGTTCCGTCGCGCTCGCCGCCGCGATGGACGCCCGCGGCTACGGCCGTGCGGCCGAGGTCGCGCCCGCGGTCCGCCGCACCACCGCCGTGCTCACGCTCGGCGGTCTGCTCGGCGTCTGCGCCGGGACGTACGGGCTGCTCACCGCCGAGGGCGGCACCTACGGACTGCCGGTGCTGCTCACCGGGGTCGCCGCCGCCCTGGCCGGACTGTGGCTCGGCGGGCGCCGCTCCCCGCGCACCCGCTACCGCCCGGACTCCTGGAACGCGCGCTCCTGCCTGGTCGCCGGGTCGGGCGCGCTGGTCGCGGCCCTGCTGGCGCTCGCCGCCGCCCGCGACCCCCAGGCCCTGCACCCGGGCGTGGTCCCGCTCGTCGCGCCCACTCTTCCCCTGTGGCCCGCCGCCGCCGTACTCCTCGGTCTGGCCCCCGCGTTCGCCGCACCCGCGAGTCCCGCCCCCAAGGAGCCGTCGTGA
- a CDS encoding ABC transporter ATP-binding protein, whose protein sequence is MIRFEDVSVTYDGAVEPTVRGVDFEVPEGELVLLVGPSGVGKSTVLGAVSGLVPHFTGGTLRGRVTVAGRDTRTHKPRELADVVGTVGQDPLSHFVTDTVEDELAYGMESLGLAPDVMRRRVEETLDLLGLAGLRDRAIATLSGGQQQRVAIGSVLTPHPKVLVLDEPTSALDPAAAEEVLAVLQRLVHDLGTTVLMAEHRLERVVQYADQVVLLPAPGAAPLLGPPADVMAVSPVYPPVVDLGRLAGWSPLPLTVRDARRRATDLRQRLDGREPARPGTAPDTSLPAPAPRSEPRPAPRWRLRRAPAAEPVPAGAPVAEVHSLGVRRAGVQALRNVDLSFAPGETVALMGRNGAGKSTLLGSLVGLVQPSAGRVRVGGAVPHRTTPRELVRRVGLVPQEPRDLLYADTVAAECAAADQDAQAAPGTCRDLVRELLPGVGDDTHPRDLSEGQRLALALAVVLAARPPLLLLDEPTRGLDYGAKTRLVALLRALAAEGHAIVLATHDVELAAELAHRVVLLAEGEVIADGPTAEVVVSSPSFAPQVTKILAPQRWLTATQVREALA, encoded by the coding sequence GTGATCCGCTTCGAGGATGTCTCCGTCACCTACGACGGGGCGGTGGAACCCACCGTCCGCGGCGTCGACTTCGAGGTGCCCGAGGGTGAACTCGTCCTCCTCGTCGGCCCGTCGGGCGTCGGGAAGTCCACCGTGCTGGGCGCGGTCAGCGGACTGGTGCCGCACTTCACCGGCGGCACCCTGCGCGGCCGGGTCACCGTGGCCGGCCGGGACACCCGCACCCACAAGCCGCGCGAACTCGCCGACGTCGTCGGCACCGTCGGGCAGGACCCGCTGTCGCACTTCGTCACGGACACCGTGGAGGACGAACTCGCCTACGGCATGGAGTCGCTGGGCCTGGCCCCGGACGTGATGCGGCGGCGCGTGGAGGAGACCCTGGACCTGCTGGGCCTGGCCGGCCTGCGCGACCGCGCCATCGCCACCCTGTCCGGCGGCCAGCAGCAGCGGGTCGCGATCGGCTCGGTCCTCACCCCGCACCCGAAGGTCCTCGTCCTGGACGAGCCGACCTCGGCGCTCGACCCGGCCGCCGCCGAGGAGGTCCTCGCCGTCCTCCAGCGGCTCGTGCACGACCTCGGCACGACGGTCCTCATGGCCGAGCACCGCCTGGAGCGGGTCGTCCAGTACGCCGACCAGGTCGTCCTGCTGCCCGCCCCGGGCGCCGCCCCGCTGCTCGGGCCCCCCGCGGACGTCATGGCCGTCTCCCCGGTGTATCCGCCGGTGGTGGACCTGGGCCGCCTCGCGGGCTGGTCCCCGCTGCCGCTCACCGTCCGCGACGCCCGCCGCCGGGCCACGGACCTGCGGCAGCGGCTGGACGGCCGGGAGCCCGCACGCCCCGGGACGGCACCGGATACGAGCCTCCCGGCCCCCGCGCCCCGTTCGGAGCCCCGTCCGGCGCCCCGGTGGCGGCTGCGCCGCGCCCCCGCCGCCGAGCCCGTCCCGGCGGGCGCGCCCGTGGCCGAGGTCCACTCCCTCGGCGTCCGGCGCGCGGGTGTCCAGGCCCTGCGGAACGTCGACCTGTCCTTCGCACCCGGCGAGACCGTCGCCCTCATGGGCCGCAACGGCGCCGGGAAGTCCACGCTGCTCGGCTCGCTCGTCGGCCTGGTCCAGCCGTCCGCCGGGCGGGTCCGGGTCGGCGGCGCCGTCCCGCACCGCACCACGCCCCGCGAACTGGTGCGCCGGGTCGGGCTCGTCCCGCAGGAGCCGCGCGACCTGCTGTACGCCGACACGGTCGCCGCCGAGTGCGCGGCCGCCGACCAGGACGCGCAGGCCGCGCCCGGCACCTGCCGCGACCTGGTCCGCGAGCTGCTGCCCGGCGTCGGCGACGACACCCACCCCCGCGACCTGTCGGAGGGCCAGCGCCTCGCGCTCGCGCTCGCCGTCGTGCTCGCCGCCCGCCCGCCCCTGCTGCTGCTCGACGAGCCGACCCGCGGCCTCGACTACGGCGCCAAGACCCGTCTGGTCGCCCTGCTGCGCGCGCTCGCCGCCGAGGGACACGCCATCGTGCTCGCCACGCACGACGTCGAACTGGCCGCCGAACTCGCCCACCGGGTCGTGCTGCTCGCCGAGGGCGAGGTGATCGCCGACGGTCCGACGGCCGAAGTGGTGGTGTCCTCACCCTCCTTCGCCCCGCAGGTCACCAAGATCCTCGCCCCGCAGCGGTGGCTCACCGCCACCCAGGTCCGCGAGGCGCTGGCATGA
- a CDS encoding ECF transporter S component, which translates to MTARPADAKTRPAEEKVRPAGAKPRPRVRPVRLGPRSLAALALVSAVGVAAFGWPFLAPPASQLSAHAQDAPWLFAGLLVLLVAVVTATISESGLGPKAVAMLGVLAATGAALRPIGAGTAGIEPMFFLMVLSGRVLGPGFGFVLGSVTMFASALLTGGVGPWMPFQMLAMGWFTMGAGLLPGPDRLRGRAELLLLALYGFLAAFAYGTVMNLAGWPFMGTLASSIAFDPHADIAANLARFVAYCLATSLGWDLGRASVTVVLTLVLGHAVLRALRRATRRAAFEAPVTFDAPSP; encoded by the coding sequence ATGACGGCCCGCCCCGCCGACGCGAAGACCCGTCCCGCCGAGGAGAAGGTACGCCCGGCCGGCGCGAAGCCCCGTCCCCGGGTGCGGCCCGTCCGTCTCGGCCCCCGGTCCCTCGCCGCGCTCGCCCTGGTCAGCGCGGTCGGTGTGGCCGCGTTCGGCTGGCCGTTCCTCGCCCCGCCCGCCTCACAGCTCAGCGCGCACGCGCAGGACGCGCCCTGGCTGTTCGCGGGTCTGCTCGTGCTGCTCGTCGCCGTCGTCACCGCGACGATCTCGGAGTCCGGCCTCGGCCCGAAGGCCGTCGCCATGCTCGGCGTGCTGGCCGCGACCGGGGCCGCGCTGCGCCCGATCGGCGCCGGGACGGCCGGAATCGAGCCCATGTTCTTCCTCATGGTGCTGAGCGGGCGGGTGCTCGGGCCGGGCTTCGGGTTCGTCCTCGGCTCGGTGACGATGTTCGCCTCCGCGCTGCTCACCGGCGGGGTGGGCCCGTGGATGCCGTTCCAGATGCTCGCCATGGGCTGGTTCACCATGGGCGCGGGGCTGCTGCCGGGCCCGGACCGGCTGCGCGGACGCGCGGAACTGCTGCTGCTCGCGCTCTACGGCTTTCTGGCCGCCTTCGCCTACGGCACCGTCATGAACCTCGCGGGCTGGCCCTTCATGGGCACCCTCGCCTCCTCCATCGCCTTCGACCCGCACGCGGACATCGCCGCCAACCTGGCCCGGTTCGTGGCGTACTGCCTGGCCACCTCGCTCGGCTGGGACCTGGGCCGGGCCTCGGTCACCGTGGTCCTGACCCTCGTACTCGGCCACGCCGTCCTGCGGGCGCTGCGCCGGGCCACCCGCCGGGCCGCCTTCGAGGCCCCGGTCACCTTCGACGCACCCTCGCCGTGA
- a CDS encoding transglycosylase SLT domain-containing protein gives MTVSALRATATPTKALTTTAVAAATAAALALTSAPAHAAPRHSAAYAKAAARQMIPDAAQFHAFSKIVQRESGWNPRATNAASGAYGLVQALPASKMSSAGADWRTNPKTQIKWGLKYMKSRYGSPAGAWKFWRAHGWY, from the coding sequence ATGACCGTCTCCGCCCTCCGCGCCACCGCCACCCCGACGAAGGCCCTCACCACCACCGCCGTGGCCGCCGCCACCGCCGCCGCCCTGGCCCTCACCTCGGCCCCCGCCCACGCGGCCCCGCGGCACTCCGCCGCCTACGCCAAGGCGGCCGCGCGCCAGATGATCCCGGATGCCGCGCAGTTCCACGCGTTCAGCAAGATCGTCCAGCGGGAGAGCGGCTGGAACCCGCGCGCCACCAACGCCGCCTCCGGTGCCTACGGCCTGGTTCAGGCGCTGCCCGCGTCCAAGATGTCCTCGGCGGGCGCCGACTGGCGGACCAACCCCAAGACGCAGATCAAGTGGGGCCTGAAGTACATGAAGTCCCGCTACGGCAGCCCGGCCGGCGCCTGGAAGTTCTGGCGGGCCCACGGCTGGTACTGA
- a CDS encoding YoaK family protein — protein sequence MTTDPPPDAPEARGLRLVAVLLGLTVVSGLIDAVSYLGLGHVFTANMTGNVVVLGFAAAGAPGFSVPHTATSLVCFLVGAAVGGRVAVRYGTGSRRTWARVTLAAEAVLVAASAVVAFTAPGTEAMVYSVIALTAFAMGLRNATVIKLNVPDLTTTVLTRTLTGLAADSKAGGGTGRRSPRRTASVIAMLAGAVLGAWLVVHHDLGIPLLIAAAMAGILAAVTSGRE from the coding sequence ATGACGACGGACCCGCCCCCGGACGCCCCCGAGGCACGCGGGCTGCGCCTGGTGGCGGTGCTCCTGGGGCTGACCGTGGTCAGCGGACTGATCGACGCGGTCAGCTACCTCGGGCTCGGGCACGTCTTCACCGCCAACATGACCGGCAACGTGGTCGTGCTCGGCTTCGCCGCCGCCGGGGCACCGGGCTTCTCCGTGCCGCACACCGCCACCTCTCTGGTGTGCTTCCTGGTGGGCGCCGCGGTCGGCGGCCGGGTCGCCGTGCGCTACGGCACCGGCTCGCGCCGCACCTGGGCCAGGGTGACCCTCGCCGCCGAGGCCGTACTGGTCGCGGCGTCGGCCGTGGTGGCCTTCACGGCGCCGGGCACGGAGGCCATGGTGTACTCCGTCATCGCCCTGACCGCCTTCGCGATGGGCCTGCGCAACGCGACGGTCATCAAGCTGAACGTGCCCGACCTGACGACCACCGTCCTGACCAGGACCCTGACGGGTCTCGCCGCCGACTCCAAGGCCGGCGGCGGCACGGGCCGCCGCTCCCCGCGCCGCACGGCCTCCGTGATCGCGATGCTGGCCGGCGCCGTCCTCGGCGCCTGGCTCGTCGTCCACCACGACCTGGGCATCCCCCTGCTGATCGCGGCGGCCATGGCGGGCATCCTGGCCGCGGTGACGTCGGGACGCGAATGA
- a CDS encoding PH domain-containing protein, with translation MVNVHRHLADDEELIHATRQHWTQMVGEFVVLVLVWAVAGALAWVIPSDKDWGTVVRYVVLGVAVVISVWFWLRPLLIWRSTVYIVTTKRVSVRTGFLTKTGHSIPLARVNDVEFRATLWERILREGTLTVQSASEHGMLELKHVSDPEGLQGLIYEAVENEQRSHQWNGQVPPVAG, from the coding sequence ATGGTGAACGTGCACCGTCATCTGGCCGATGACGAGGAACTGATACATGCGACCCGCCAGCACTGGACGCAGATGGTGGGCGAGTTCGTCGTGCTCGTCCTCGTCTGGGCCGTGGCGGGCGCGCTGGCGTGGGTGATTCCGTCCGACAAGGACTGGGGCACCGTCGTCCGTTACGTGGTGCTGGGCGTGGCGGTGGTCATCTCCGTCTGGTTCTGGCTGCGGCCGCTGCTGATCTGGCGCAGCACCGTCTACATCGTCACGACGAAGCGGGTCTCCGTGCGCACCGGCTTCCTGACGAAGACCGGGCACAGCATCCCGCTGGCCCGCGTCAACGACGTCGAGTTCCGCGCCACGCTGTGGGAGCGCATCCTGCGCGAAGGGACGCTGACCGTCCAGTCGGCCTCGGAGCACGGGATGCTGGAACTGAAGCACGTCTCGGACCCGGAGGGCCTCCAGGGCCTGATCTACGAGGCCGTGGAGAACGAGCAGCGCAGCCACCAGTGGAACGGGCAGGTACCGCCGGTCGCCGGCTGA
- a CDS encoding DUF397 domain-containing protein produces the protein MGSNVVPTKIQWRKSSYSGDQGGSCVECAPLGALAWRKSSYSGDQGGNCLEIAETPEATVAVRDSKTPAGPVLTLAPAAFTDFVSWAAADAG, from the coding sequence ATGGGGAGCAACGTGGTGCCGACGAAGATCCAGTGGCGTAAGTCCAGCTACAGCGGCGACCAGGGCGGATCCTGCGTCGAATGTGCGCCGCTCGGCGCCCTGGCCTGGCGCAAGTCGTCGTACAGCGGCGACCAGGGCGGCAACTGCCTCGAAATCGCCGAAACGCCGGAGGCCACCGTGGCCGTACGGGACTCCAAGACTCCCGCCGGGCCGGTGCTCACCCTCGCGCCTGCCGCCTTCACCGACTTCGTGTCGTGGGCGGCTGCGGACGCCGGCTGA
- a CDS encoding helix-turn-helix domain-containing protein, protein MTNVNVLDPGASPLDYYGFELRRLREAAGLTQRQLGDIINYTGSLVGQVETARKLPTPEFSERVDAALGTDGLLSRLVALVMRSQLPAWFQQVAELEARAVKIHTFHTHLVHGLLQTKAYARAVLSAMHVVDIDDRTAVRLARQRIFEKSEPPVFWSVLSETVLCQEIGSRETMRGQLARLLTFETNPRVNIQVLPFSAGVHAGLQGSFDVFHFAGDPDIVYTEGYGSGHPSANPETVTDCSLRYDHLQAAALSLRDSAELIRHVMEERYGEQRGADEDPVA, encoded by the coding sequence GTGACCAACGTCAATGTCCTCGACCCGGGAGCCTCGCCGCTCGACTACTACGGCTTCGAGTTGCGCCGGCTCCGGGAGGCCGCCGGTCTGACGCAACGGCAGCTGGGCGACATCATCAACTACACCGGCTCGCTGGTTGGACAGGTCGAGACGGCGCGGAAGCTGCCGACGCCGGAGTTCAGCGAACGGGTGGACGCGGCGCTGGGCACGGACGGACTGCTGTCCAGGCTGGTCGCGTTGGTGATGCGCAGCCAGCTTCCGGCGTGGTTTCAGCAGGTGGCGGAGCTGGAGGCGCGAGCAGTCAAGATCCACACTTTCCACACCCACCTGGTGCACGGTCTGTTGCAGACCAAGGCGTACGCGCGTGCCGTCCTCAGTGCGATGCATGTGGTCGACATCGATGACCGCACCGCCGTACGGCTGGCTCGCCAGCGCATCTTCGAGAAGAGCGAGCCTCCGGTCTTCTGGTCCGTGCTCAGCGAGACCGTGCTGTGCCAGGAGATCGGTAGCCGGGAGACGATGCGGGGTCAACTGGCCCGCCTGCTGACCTTCGAAACCAACCCGCGCGTCAACATCCAGGTGCTGCCGTTCTCGGCCGGTGTGCACGCGGGACTTCAAGGCTCGTTCGACGTCTTCCACTTCGCCGGAGACCCCGACATCGTCTATACGGAGGGCTACGGCAGCGGGCATCCGAGCGCCAATCCGGAAACCGTCACGGACTGTTCGCTCCGTTACGATCACCTCCAGGCCGCCGCGCTTTCGCTCAGGGATTCGGCGGAGCTGATCCGGCACGTGATGGAGGAGCGTTATGGGGAGCAACGTGGTGCCGACGAAGATCCAGTGGCGTAA
- a CDS encoding ATP-binding protein: MNDYFPSVLAGPRPDQYRMCLTLGEHSARHIRRIVRSCLGDWGLAGLTDAVELAVTELVANVVRHVPDRRCTLLVLRQTDGVRVEVTDGSPQLPAVPLDLSPEAEGGRGLLLVDAVTDRWGVEPRAGAGKTVWFECVGAGTLPP; the protein is encoded by the coding sequence GTGAACGACTACTTTCCCTCCGTCCTGGCGGGACCCCGTCCCGACCAGTACCGCATGTGCCTCACCCTCGGTGAGCACTCCGCTCGGCACATCCGCCGTATCGTCCGTTCCTGCCTGGGTGATTGGGGCCTGGCCGGGCTCACCGACGCGGTGGAGCTGGCGGTGACCGAGCTGGTCGCCAACGTCGTACGGCATGTCCCGGACCGGCGCTGCACGCTGCTGGTGCTGCGGCAGACGGACGGGGTCCGTGTGGAGGTGACGGACGGGTCGCCGCAACTGCCCGCCGTGCCCTTGGACTTGTCGCCGGAGGCGGAGGGCGGACGGGGACTGCTGCTGGTCGACGCGGTGACCGACAGGTGGGGCGTGGAGCCGCGCGCAGGGGCCGGAAAGACCGTGTGGTTCGAGTGCGTGGGCGCTGGGACACTCCCGCCGTGA